One genomic segment of Allocatelliglobosispora scoriae includes these proteins:
- a CDS encoding GlxA family transcriptional regulator, whose amino-acid sequence MVKKVAVLALDQIAAFELGVACEVFGTDRTADGFPAYDFSLCTVDGLPVQTRSGFHITPHADLGPIADADLVVIPAHPLDCDVDPRAIAALRAAYARGALLMSECSGAFVLGEAGLLDGRRCTTHWKYTDELARRFPAAHVNPSVLYIEDGTIFTSAGTASGIDLMLHVVRLVHGSEIATKLARRMVVPPHREGGQSQYIEAPVPQTEKAPTLEPLLVWLVEHLDRQVTVEELAERVHMAPRTFARRFKAETGSTPHDWITGQRVLLARQLLEGTDLGVESIAVHAGFGDAVNLRHHFARRLGATPQAYRQTFRSPTRDQPQRLTQV is encoded by the coding sequence ATGGTGAAGAAGGTCGCCGTGCTCGCCCTCGACCAGATCGCGGCGTTCGAGCTCGGCGTCGCCTGCGAGGTCTTCGGCACCGACCGCACCGCCGACGGGTTCCCGGCCTACGACTTCTCGCTCTGCACAGTGGACGGACTGCCGGTGCAGACCCGGTCCGGGTTCCACATCACCCCGCACGCCGACCTCGGCCCCATCGCCGACGCGGACCTCGTCGTCATCCCCGCGCACCCGCTCGACTGCGATGTGGACCCCCGCGCCATCGCCGCCCTGCGCGCCGCATACGCCCGCGGCGCCCTGCTGATGAGCGAGTGCTCCGGCGCGTTCGTGCTCGGCGAGGCCGGTCTCCTCGACGGCCGCCGCTGCACCACCCACTGGAAATACACCGACGAGCTGGCCCGCCGCTTCCCCGCCGCGCACGTCAACCCGTCGGTGCTCTACATCGAGGACGGCACCATCTTCACCAGTGCCGGCACCGCGTCCGGCATCGACCTGATGCTGCACGTCGTGCGCCTGGTCCACGGCTCGGAGATCGCCACCAAGCTCGCCCGCCGCATGGTCGTGCCGCCGCACCGCGAGGGCGGCCAGTCGCAGTACATCGAGGCGCCCGTCCCGCAGACGGAGAAGGCACCGACCCTCGAACCGCTGCTGGTCTGGCTCGTCGAGCACCTCGACCGGCAGGTCACCGTGGAGGAGCTCGCCGAGCGCGTCCACATGGCACCGCGCACCTTCGCCCGCCGCTTCAAGGCCGAGACCGGCTCCACCCCGCACGACTGGATCACCGGCCAGCGGGTGCTGCTCGCCCGGCAGCTGCTGGAGGGCACCGACCTCGGGGTCGAGTCGATCGCGGTGCACGCCGGGTTCGGCGACGCGGTCAACCTGCGCCACCACTTCGCCCGGCGGCTCGGGGCCACCCCGCAGGCGTACCGGCAGACGTTCCGCAGCCCGACCCGCGACCAGCCTCAGCGTTTGACGCAGGTGTAA
- a CDS encoding DUF2630 family protein: MEEQTILHRVSELVAEEHRLRSGVQAGTISAEDEHARLAAVEVELDQCWDLLRRRRAAADSVDTVRPAAEVEGYLQ, encoded by the coding sequence ATGGAGGAGCAGACGATCCTGCACCGGGTCTCGGAGCTTGTCGCCGAGGAGCACCGGCTGCGCAGTGGTGTCCAGGCCGGCACGATCTCCGCCGAGGACGAGCACGCGAGGCTCGCCGCCGTCGAGGTGGAGCTGGACCAGTGCTGGGACCTGCTGCGCCGCAGACGCGCCGCGGCCGACAGCGTCGACACCGTCCGCCCCGCCGCCGAGGTCGAGGGCTACCTGCAGTAG